From Gottschalkiaceae bacterium SANA:
GGTTGCAGAAAATGCGCTTGCAGGTGCCGAGTGGTTGCGCGATTTTGTAGGCGTTGTTTGGGAAGACGAGTTGATGCAGTTTGGTGGTCATTCTGCCAAACGAAGCTTGGTTCCTGAAGGAGCAAGCGGAAGAGCCATTATTACTAAGCAATTGGCGAAAGCGGAAGAGATGGGAATTTCGGTTCTATTAAACACAAAAGCAACGGCTTTGGTTACTGATGAAAACGGAAAAGTTGTTGGAGTTGAAGCGGAAGGAAAAGAGAATGACTACATCTTTGAAACCAACAAAGCAGTGATCATTGCATCAGGCGGTTTTGGATCCAATGTAGAAATGCGTGTGAAGTACAATCCAGATATTGATGGATCGATTCTTTCTACAAATTCACCGGGAAGCACAGGCGATGGCATTGTCATGGCAGAAGCCGTTGGTGCAGATTTGACGGGTATGGAATATATTCAGACTTATCCAATTTGTGATCCTTTATCAGGTACGCTTTTGTATGTGGATGACGCTCGTCTTTACGGACACACTGTCATCGTCAACAAAGAGGGTAAGCGTTTTGTAGAAGAATTGGGACGTCGCGATGTGATGTCCATGGGAATCAAAGCACAAACCGGTAGCGTTTGTTATGAATTGATGGATCAAAATGGATTTGAAAAGAGCTACTTGCAAGAGAACCATGCGGCAGAGATTGACTACTTGTATAACAATGACTTGTTTGTAAAAGCAGATACATTAGAAGAAGCAGCAGCCTTCTTCGATATCGATGCAGCAGAGTTGCAAACCACTGTCGACAATTATAATCAATATGTTGCAGCTGGCGAAGACTTGGAATTCCACAAGCGAAGCTTGCCATCTACAATTGAAAAAGCACCATACTACATTTTAAAAGCGGTACCGGCTGTTCACCATACCATGGGCGGAATCATGATTAATGAGAGCGCACAAGTCGTTAGTGAGGAAGGTACGGTAATTGAAGGCTTGTTTGCAGCTGGCGAAGTAACAGGCGGCATTCACGGCAAAAACCGTTTGGGAAGCAACGCGATAGCAGATATTACGGTATTTGGTCGAATTGCAGGACAAAACGCAGCAAAATAGTATAAATGAGGTAAATCAATAACACTGTTGGCACATTGTTATAACAGGTACTGAGTGAGATGGTTTGAAAAGGGGATCGGGGAAAGGGATGATCCAAATAGAATAGTGACGGAAGATTGTTTCCGGGAATAAAAAATAGAGAATGTCGCCATTATGGCGACATTCTCTATTTAAGTAAGGATGTATTGCTATAAAAGGATATGGAAAAGTTTCTTTAGTTATTAGGGAAGAAAGCAATTCCAGTAAGGCAAATTAAGGAGTTTAGAACCAGCCACGAATCTTCATGGCATCGGCAACACGTTTGATGGAAATCATGTAAGCTGCAGTTCGCATTTCTACATGCTGGTGATCCATCATTTCCCAGATTGCGTTGAAAGCATCTACCATCAAGCGTTCTTGCTTCTCTTGTACTTCGTTGAATCCCCAATAGTAGTTTTGTAGGTTCTGTACCCATTCGAAGTACGAAACCGTTACACCACCGGAATTGGCTAAAATATCTGGAACGATCAGGATGCCTTTAGCGTTCAATATTTTTCCTGCTTCTGGAGTGGTTGGACCATTTGCACCTTCACAGACGATTTTTGCTTTAATTTTATCTGCATTATCGCTTGTGATCGCATTTTCTAATGCGCATGGTGCGAAGATTTCAACGTCTAAGCCAAAGATTTCGTCACGGCCTAGTTCTTCGTCTGCTCCTGGGAAGCCTTTGATGTCGTCTCTGTTTTTCTTATATTCCATCAAAGCGAGAATATTTAATCCATCTTTTCGGTATAGGCAGCATGACGCATCAGATACGGCAACGACTTTTACACCGGCTTGCATTGCGTAAAATGCTGCGAAGCTGCCAACATTGCCAAAGCCTTGAATTGCAACTGTTGTTTGTTTCAGGTCAATGCCTTTTTTCTTTGCGGATTCGCGAATCATTAAGAATACACCGTAGCCTGTCGCTTCTGTACGAGCTAGAGAACCACCGAATTCAACGGGTTTGCCAGTGATGACACCCGGAATGAGTTCGCCATGCATTTTAGAAAACTCGTCTACCATCCAAGACATAATTTGTCCATTTGTATTCACATCGGGTGCTGGAATGTCTTTGCGATCCCCAATAAATTCGCCAAGGGCACGTACGTAACCGCGTGACAATCGTTCTAGTTCTCCTTGCGACAATTGTTTTGGATCAACAATGATTCCGCCTTTGCCGCCTCCGTATGGAAGACCGACAACACCGCATTTAAATGTCATCCAAGTAGAAAGTGCACGAACTTCATCCAAAGAAACGTTTGGATGGAATCGGATGCCGCCTTTTGTTGGTCCAACTGCATCATTATGTTGTGCTCGAAAGGCTTCAAATATACGAAGACTACCGTTGTCCATTTTTACGGGTACAGGGAATGATAGAACACGCATCGGTTGTTTTAAGAGTTCATATACTGCTGGATCTGTTTGCAATTGATTGCACGCCGTTTTTACTTGATGTTGCGCAATCTCAAAAGGGTTTAATGTTTTTTCTGCCATTGAAATGCCTCCTAAAAATTTACGATTATGAAAATATATTTTCATTACCGAAAGAATGATTTCAGAATATCACAGAAATGAAAAAAATGACATCGTTTTCTATGAATAAATCGCAATTACTTTATGAACAAATTGCAACAAAAAACTCGTAGAAGATGATCTACGAGTTTTTTGTTTGATTGAGCCATAGCCAAAAAATACGCTATTAAGCCAACTTTTAGCGTGATGGTGTTTGTATAAAAAAGATATCCTCAATAAAGGCAAGCAATGATATACTAGGAAACATCGTATTTATTCAAGTTGCTTTTGAGAGAGGCATGATATTGGCCACGACGAAGGTTTATTAGTAGTGGATGTTCATTTCTTTTAGCAAGGCGTCTTTGCGATCCAGTGCAGCTAAGGTTTCTTTAGGATTAAGACGACCAATACTGACAACCAATGCGTTCATAATGGACATGGCTGAAACGAATGAATAAGAATTCTTTGGGTTTGCGGCGATCAAGGTAATATCCGATAGGACAGACAAAGGGGAAGAAAAGCTATCAGTGATGGCGATAATTTTTGCTCCACAGTTTGAAAAGTACTCTGTGACATGCGCTGTCTGCTTTGTATACTTTGAAAAACCAATTGATACCAAAACTGAATCATTATCTATAGTCATGATTTTATCGAATAGATCTCCGGTGCCGGGAGCAACGAGTTGTGTATTGGGTCGAATTTCTTTAAGTAAAAAGTAAAAATAATAGGCGACGGAGTAAGAGGAACGCAATCCGATGATATAAATTTTTTTCGCCTTATCAATGGTGTCCACAGCTGAGAGAAATTCATTTGTCAGACTTTCTGTTAAGGTTGCTTTCAGATTTTCGATATTGGCATTCAAAACGCTTGCCAAAACATCGTCTGTATTTTCGTCTAAAAGCGAGAGTCTAATTTCTTTTCGGTCAATCGTTTCTTTCTTAACAATTTGTTGTAGATCTTTTTGAAATGCGGGAAACCCTGTATATCCTAATTCTTTGGAAAAGCGCGTGATACTGGCCGGGCTGACCTCCGCGTAGGTGCTAAATTCGATGATCGACATAAAAACGATTGTAGAATGACTTTCACGTACAAGATCAGCTAGTTTTTTATTCACTTTCGAAAAGGAATCGTATTTTTGATTGAGAATTAGAAAAATATCGTTACTCATATGGTTTCACCATCCTCTGATTATTATAGTGATTATAGTTTATCATATCATGTTCGAGAATAATTCTTAAAGATTCTCATAATAGATTTTGAATAGTGAAAAGAAATGAAAATATATTTTCAATTTATACTTGAAAACATATTTTCATCTATGCTATACTATGAAAAGATAATAACATTACGAAACAATTAAAGTGATTGTCACAGAGATTCCTGCAATTGTTAACTCAATGGAAACAGCATTGATAGCGAGAGGAGGAAAATTTATTTCCAATCAAGGAAAACGCTTCGCAAAAAGGGGATGAGAAAAGGTTTAGCGAGTTGGTACTTTGTGGGCGATCAATCAAAACGGAAAGAAGGCGTTATTGTATTAGGTAATTAAATAATGAGTTGGAGGTTTGAATGAAGAATTCTGGAAACGTAACAAAGAAGATCTTATGGTACATGGTACTCGGGGTAATAGTCGGTGTGTTTTTGAATAGAATTTCAGATAATGTCATCGTACAAAAGTATTTATTAGGATTTATTTTCAAACTTGGTAGTAAAGGATTTGTCGCACTAATTAAGATGGTTGTTGTACCTTTGGTATTTTTCTCATTAATTGTGGGAACGTCCGAAATGGGCGATATCGCTAAACTTGGAAGAATTGGCACAAAGACGTTGTTTTTTTACTTGGGCACAACGGCTGTTGCCTTGATCATTGCAGTAACATTCGCAACGTTCATCCAGCCAGGTGTTGGTTTTGACCTAAGTGGATATACGGATGCGGTTGCAAGTTTCCAAGCGAAAGAAGCGCCACCGATTGCTGATGTATTTTTGAATATAATTCCAAAAAATCCAGTTGAGTCTTTGGCATCAGGCAACATGTTACAAATCATATTCTTCGCAATGCTATTGGGCGGTTGTATGACAGTACTTGGTGATAAAGCAGCCAAGACACGACAATTTTTCAATGAAATGAACGATATCATGATCCAAATGGTATGGGCGGTTATGAAAGTTGCACCATGGGGTGTATTCTTCTTATCAGCAGATACCTTTACAAAACTTGGATTTGCTGCATTTGTTCCATTGGGAAAATATATGTTAACCGTATTAGGTGCATTGGCCATTCATGCAGTAGTTACCTACGGATCACTTTTGGTCGGTGTAGGCAAATTAAATCCTGTACAATTTATTAAGAACTTCTTGCCAGCGTTATCAGTATCATTCTCTACAGCTAGCAGTAACGCAACACTTCCAATTACATTAGATACAGTAACAAAACGTTGTGGTGTAGATAAAGAAGTGAGTGCATTTACGATTCCTTTAGGTGCAACCGTTAATATGGACGGTTCAGCAATTACACAAGGGGTTGCAACCATTTTCATCGCACAGGCCTACGGCATACCGCTTGGCTTTTCGGCCTTGATGATGGTTGTTGTAACTGCAACATTGTCTTCTGTTGGTACAGCCGGAGTTCCGAGTGCATCAATGATTATGTTGGCGATGGTACTTGGCCAAGTTGGTCTGCCAGTTGAAGCAATTGGTATTATTATTGGTGTTGATAGATTGTTGAGCATGACAAGAACCATGTTGAATGTTTCGGGCGATGCGATCTGTACGATGTTGATTGCAAAAAGCGAAGGTCAGTTCGATGAAAGTGTCTTTAATCAAGAAAATTTAATTGAAGAAAAAGCGGCATAAGAATAAAGGGTTAATAAGAATGGCATTTGGCTTTGCATAGAAATGGCAAAGCCAAATGCTATCTCAATTATGAGTGAAATTATGAGGTGATTATGATGATAAGCAGACGAGCAAAAAATATGGAACCTTCAATGACAGCGGTAGTGAAGTCTAAAGTTGCCGATTATAAAAGCCGAGGAGTTGACATCATTTCTATGAATGTTGGCGAATCGGACTTTAATACACCAGAAAACATCAAAGACGCTGGAATTGCAGCCATCCAAGCAAACCATACAAGGTATACGCCAACTGCAGGCCTTAACCAATTAAAAGAAGGGATTGCAAAGAAGCTGTTGAAGGAGAACAAAGCGGTTTACGACAAAGGTGAGATTTGTGTAACTACCGGTGCAAAGTTAGCGGTGTATAATACGATTTTTGCCATGTGTGATGAGCAGGATGAAGTGATTATTCCAACTCCGTGCTATGTTAGTTATGTTGATATGGTGAAATTGGCAGATGCAAAACCGGTTTTGGTTGAAACGGATATCACGAATGGATTTCAATTGGATGTTGCTAAATTGGAAGCAGCGGTTACGGATCGAACTAAAGTGATTTTGATCAACAACCCGAATAATCCGACAGGTGCGGTATATAGTCGAGAATCATTAGAGGCATTGGCAGAGTTGGCAGTGAGAAAAAATTTATACATTGTATCGGATGATGTGTACGAACGTTTCGTCTATGATGGAGCAGAGTATGTATGTATTGCTTCACTAAATGAAGAGATTAAGAAAAGAACCGTTGTGATTAATGGCTTTTCCAAAGGATTTAATATGACGGGTTGGAGAATTGGATACGCTGCAGGACCGAAAAAAATCATTAAAACGATTACAAGCTTGCAGGGGCATATGACGTCTAATACCAACACGATTTCTCAATGGGCTGCTTGCGAAGCCTTAGTTGGTGAGCGAGAGACGATTGAAAATATGGTGAATGAATTCCAAAATAGACGAGATACGGTTTACGAAAAATTGGTTCAATTGGAAGGCGTAACCTGCCAGAAACCAGAAGGTGCTTTTTATTTGTTCCCTGATGTTTCCTCTTATTATGGAAAAAAATATGAGAGTTATCATATCAATAACTCGAATGACATGGTCGAATTTTTAATTGACTTTGCTCATGTTTCTTTAATTCCGGGATCGGCATTCCGATCGCCAAGCAATATTCGAATTGCATATTCCAATTCTCAAGAGATGTTGAATGAAGGCATGGACAGAATTGAAAAAGCGTTAAAGCTATTGAAATAGATAAAAATAAGGAGAAGGTATGAGTTTACGGATTCTAGTAATTGTGATTTTGGCCTATACCTTTACTTTCCTCAACGGTGTAAAAGATGGTGGGAATGTGATTGCCACCATCATTACATCTCGTTCATTAAAACCCTATAAAGCACTATTCCTTGCAGTGATGATTGAGTTTTTTGCTCCTCTTTTTATGGGGACAGCAGTTGCCAAAACGATTGGCAAGGGAATTGTAGCAGAGCAATTTATGATGAGTCAAGGCGATCAAGTCGCTTTATTGTTTTTATCCTGTGCATTGGTGGGTGCGATTTTATGGAACGGAATCACGTGGTATTTTGCAATTCCATCCAGTTCATCGCATGCTCTTGTCGGGGGCTTGATTGGCAGCGGTATCATTTTCTTTGGGTTCAATGCGATTAATTGGAGCACAGTTATGTTTAAGGTGGTTCTGATGATTGCATTGACACCTATTTTGGGATTTATGTTTGGTTGGATTGTGATGGTTGCACTCAAAAAAATCGGATTGAATTTTAATCCGAAATTTAATGAGATTTTAAAGAAAAGCCAACTGGGCAGCATGTTTTTTCTAGCGGTGAGCCATAGTACCAATGATGCGCAGAAGTCGATGGGCATTATTACCTTGCTATTGGTTATCGTAGGCGAGCAGAGTAACTTTGATGTACCTTTGCAAGTGAAAATTGGCAGTTCGTTTTTCTTGGCATTTGGCATGTTATGCGGCGGGTGGAAGATTGTCCGTACCGTTGGGAAGAAGATCTATAAACTTCAACCCATTCATTCGCTGGCAAGTCAAATCAGTTCCGCATCTGTTATCTTTCTTTCAGGATTGATTGGTTCACCTGTGAGTACCAGCCAAATTGTGAGTTCTTCCATTGTTGGGATTGGGTCAAGCGAGAGAATGAGCGCTGTAAAATGGGATGTGGCAAAGAAGATTGTGGTATCGTGGTTTATTACGATTCCCTTTGCAGCAGCGATCTCGGCGGGAACGGGTTTTATTGTATGGATGGTAATGGGAGGTCAAGTGTGAGAAAGATTGTAAAGATGATATCAAAAGAGAAATGTGATTTTTATCAGTTATTGATTAAGCAAACAGAATTGACATGTTCTGCTGTTGAAATATTACATACGTATTGTTCTAATGATGATTCTCATCTGATTGATCAGATTGTGAAACTTGAACATGAAGGGGACTTTGTGCGGAAGGAATTGATTGATGGGATAAATGCTACCTTTATTACGCCAATTAGCCGTGAAGATTTGTACAGCCTTTCAGGTTCTATCGATGATATTTTGGACTATACGCGGTCAACGGCGGAAAGAATTTATGATTTTGACATTGCCGAGAATGCTTCAATATTAACATTTGTTGAAGAGTTACAAACCTTAACACAAGCCTTGCGAGAAAGTGTAATCTCATTGGGCATAAGCCATGATGCAGTGACAGAATCGGCAATTGCGGTTAAGAAAGTAGAAAATCGAATCGAGCGGCGTTATCGTCGAGCGGTGAAACGGCTCTTTGAGCTGGATGACATAAAAGAAATTATAAAATTGAGAGAGATTTATCGACATATCAGCAACGCTGCTGATAAGGGAGACGAAGCAGCTGATTTGCTTTGTCATATAGTGATTAAAGCGGTATAAAGGAGAGGACGATAGATATGAATAGTCGATCATTACGAAAATTAATTGAAGAAAAAAAAGTTGTACGAATTTTGGAAGCGCACAGTGGCCTTACGGGGTTGATTGTTGAAAATACGAAAGTTGAAGAAAACGGTCAGGAAAAATCTTTTGATGGCATGTGGGTTAGTAGCCTTTGTGATTCAACATGTAAAGGGAAACCGGATATGGAGTTGGTGGATTTTACATCGCGGGAACAAACGATTCAAGAGATTCTTGACGTAACAACAAAACCGATGATCCTAGATGGAGACACAGGCGGACGTTTGGAACATTTGGTGTATCATGTGAAAACGTTGGAACGAATTGGCGTTTCTGCACTGATCATTGAAGATAAAGTGGGTCTGAAACAAAATTCGCTCTTTGGTACCGCCGTACCGCAAACGCAAGATACCATTGAGGGATTCTCAAAGAAAATTAAAGCGGCAAAAGCTGCGCAAGCAGGCGATGACTTCATGGTAATTGCCCGCATTGAAAGTTTGATTTTAAAACAAGGCTTAGAAGATGCATTGGCTCGAGCAAAAGCTTATATCCAAGCTGGAGCTGATGGTATCATGATCCATAGTAAAGAAAAAAGCAGCAAAGAGATCGAAGATTTCTGCGCACGCTATAAGCAATTTGAGAAGCGTGTTCCAATCATTGTAGTTCCAACGAGCTATTCGCATATCACTGAAGAGGAATTGGCAGAAATGGGTGTTAGTGTAGTGATCTACGCGAATCATTTGCTACGAAGTGCATTCCCTGCAATGGTGAATACCGCAGAAATAATTTTGAGAAATGAACGTGCATTGGAAGCTAGTGAAAATTGCATGTCGATTAAAGATATTATTACATTGATTGACTAGTGATATTCGTAACTTTTTGAACGAGAAGAGAGTCACATGAAACAGGCAAGAAAAAGTAAGCGAAACAAGTGACAGTATGAATACTGAGAAGCAGCCCATGAGATTTTTCATGAGGCTGTTTTTTGATGGAAGGCGGGGCTCCTTGCTATCGAAAGTTAACGCTTTAGCATATAATAGAGAATATTAAGAAAATAGATACGCCGAAAAGGAGGAAGTGATTTGAAACCATTAATTGGAATTACAAGTAACTATTTTAACAGTCTAATGCCAAAGTTGGAGCGTGGTGGTGAAGACGAATTGGCGGAGATGGAGAAATTAAATCAGACTTATGTGGGAAAAGGCATGTATGCTTTAAATGACCTTCCGGTGAATCTATCCTTTCAGACAGATGCTGCAGCGATTGAGGCCGCTGGTGCAATTCCGGTTGTGCTTCCGTTACTTCGCAATAGGGAAACCATGATAGAAGCTTTGGGGCGATTAGACGGACTCTTGTTTGCCGGTGGCATCGATGTGGGCACGCAATGGTATGGGGAAGAGATGCGAGAAAATTCGGGGCTCTTTGGAAAATTGGAAGGCTTGAAAAATGAGGATGCTGCGGGATTTGCAACAGAAATTATTGAGCGTGATGAAATGGAAATCGAGTTGATTCGTTATGCGGTTGAATATACACAACTGCCGATTTTAGGAATCTGTCGAGGTGCTCAGATCATGAATGTTGCTTTGGGCGGCAATTTATATCAGGATAATCATGCAAAGACTGATTTTAATCATTCTCAATTTAAAAAGTGGGATGGTTATGCCCACCCCGTGCAGATCGTTGAAAATACGATTATGCATCAGATCTTCGGTCGAGAAACAATGGAGGTAAACTCGCTTCATCATCAATCAATCAAAGAATTGGGGCGGGATTTGCTTATATCGGCGAGGTCACCAGATGGGCTGATTGAGTCAATTGAGTATAAAGATGATTCCAGATTCATGCTCGGGATTCAGTGGCATCCAGAGATGCTGCGGATAAAAGTAGCAGAGCAAGAAAAGATCTTCCATGCATTTATTGATGCGTGTATAAAATAAGAAACTTGCCAAAGTGTTCTATTCTTGGAATAGGGACTTTGGTTTTTTTTGTCTTCTTTATGGGTACGTTGAAAGTAGGTTATTAATACTTTTTAAGAAGGGAGACCATTTGATCAATTATGTTGGATATGCTTGTATCAATGAGCATTTAAAACCAAAAACCTTTAAAAGTTGCCGATTAAAAACGATCAAGGAAAAAGGACTTGTGTATTTGAAAAATATTATTTTGCATAACTTGGATTTCACTTATGAAATTTTAAACTGGAATCTCAATCATGGGATCTATTTGTATCGCCTAACAAGTGATTTGATGCCCTTGGTTACTCATCAAGAGGTATTGGAAATGGGTGAGTGGCGTTGGTACGAAGATGAGGAGATTGCAATCAAGCTGGAAACAATTAAAACATTGGTTCAAGAGAATAAGGTTCGGTTGTCGATGCATCCGGATCAGTTTACGGTTTTAAACAGCAACAGGTCTAAAGTGGTTGAGGCTAGCCTTGAATATCTGGAATACCATGCAAGGCTTATGCATGCGGTTGGTGGGCAAGACATTATTATACATGTGGGTGGCGTATATGGTGAGAAAGCAGCGGCAATGAAACGTTTCGTTGACCAGTATAATTTACTCAGTCCCAATATTAGAAAGCTGCTTAGGTTAGAAAATGACGATAAGTCTTATTCTATTTTAGATGTATTGGAAATATCTGAAGAAACGGGTGTACCTGTTGTATTTGATTATCATCACCATCGATGTTTGACTGATGGCGTGGTTACGACTGATTTAATTAAGCGTATTGAGAGAACATGGAAGAATTCGGTTCCAAAGATGCATATCAGCAGTGGAAAATCGAGCGTAAAGGACCGAAGCCATAGCGAATATATTTCGTCTGAAGATTGTCAGGCGGTAGTAGCGTTCTACCAAGATTGCCAGGTGGATGTGATGATTGAGGCGAAGATGAAGGATCGGGCGGCATTGCGGTTTCTTGCAGAAGTAGAACAAGTACGAGAAGCAAAGACCAATAAAGAATAGAGGAGGGCGTATGGCAAGTTATGTAAAAATGTATGGTGTGGCACTCGTTGTATTTTTAATCATTGATCTAGTATGGTTGGCTTTCATAGCGAAGAACTTATATCAGAAGGAATTGGGTTTCATTATGAGTGCGAAGCCGAATTGGACCGCTGCGATTTTGTTTTATTTAATCTTTATCGTCGGGTTAGTTTTCTTTGTTATTAATCCTGCTGTTCAAAAAGACAGCTGGATCTATGCCTTACTCGTGGGTATGCTATTTGGGTTGATCTCTTATTCGACATACGATCTTACTAATTTGGCAACTCTGGCAGATTGGCCACTGAAAATCACCATTATTGATTTGATATGGGGAAGTTCATTAGGTGGACTGGTCTCGATGATTAGCTTCTTTATTTTGAAAGCTTGGAAATGAGATCTTGAATAAACCGTGGAAAGGAGATCAGATGAAGAGAAAACCGGTTATATTTGTGAGTAAGTGCCTAGAACAAGAAGCGTGTCGTTATGATGGAAGTATGATTAGCAATGCCTTTGTGAAAACGCTAGTGGAGTATGTGGACTTCATTACAGTTTGTCCTGAAAAAGAAATCGGGCTGCCTGTGCCAAGGGAAGCGCTTCGGATTGTTCATCATCTTGATGAAGATCGCTTGATGTTTTCGAAGAGCGGAAAGGATGTCAGCCACGATATGGTTGAATTTGCCAATGCTTTTTTGAATC
This genomic window contains:
- the gluD_2 gene encoding NAD-specific glutamate dehydrogenase; its protein translation is MAEKTLNPFEIAQHQVKTACNQLQTDPAVYELLKQPMRVLSFPVPVKMDNGSLRIFEAFRAQHNDAVGPTKGGIRFHPNVSLDEVRALSTWMTFKCGVVGLPYGGGKGGIIVDPKQLSQGELERLSRGYVRALGEFIGDRKDIPAPDVNTNGQIMSWMVDEFSKMHGELIPGVITGKPVEFGGSLARTEATGYGVFLMIRESAKKKGIDLKQTTVAIQGFGNVGSFAAFYAMQAGVKVVAVSDASCCLYRKDGLNILALMEYKKNRDDIKGFPGADEELGRDEIFGLDVEIFAPCALENAITSDNADKIKAKIVCEGANGPTTPEAGKILNAKGILIVPDILANSGGVTVSYFEWVQNLQNYYWGFNEVQEKQERLMVDAFNAIWEMMDHQHVEMRTAAYMISIKRVADAMKIRGWF
- a CDS encoding MurR/RpiR family transcriptional regulator → MSNDIFLILNQKYDSFSKVNKKLADLVRESHSTIVFMSIIEFSTYAEVSPASITRFSKELGYTGFPAFQKDLQQIVKKETIDRKEIRLSLLDENTDDVLASVLNANIENLKATLTESLTNEFLSAVDTIDKAKKIYIIGLRSSYSVAYYFYFLLKEIRPNTQLVAPGTGDLFDKIMTIDNDSVLVSIGFSKYTKQTAHVTEYFSNCGAKIIAITDSFSSPLSVLSDITLIAANPKNSYSFVSAMSIMNALVVSIGRLNPKETLAALDRKDALLKEMNIHY
- a CDS encoding pyridoxal phosphate-dependent aminotransferase, yielding MMISRRAKNMEPSMTAVVKSKVADYKSRGVDIISMNVGESDFNTPENIKDAGIAAIQANHTRYTPTAGLNQLKEGIAKKLLKENKAVYDKGEICVTTGAKLAVYNTIFAMCDEQDEVIIPTPCYVSYVDMVKLADAKPVLVETDITNGFQLDVAKLEAAVTDRTKVILINNPNNPTGAVYSRESLEALAELAVRKNLYIVSDDVYERFVYDGAEYVCIASLNEEIKKRTVVINGFSKGFNMTGWRIGYAAGPKKIIKTITSLQGHMTSNTNTISQWAACEALVGERETIENMVNEFQNRRDTVYEKLVQLEGVTCQKPEGAFYLFPDVSSYYGKKYESYHINNSNDMVEFLIDFAHVSLIPGSAFRSPSNIRIAYSNSQEMLNEGMDRIEKALKLLK
- the urdA_1 gene encoding urocanate reductase, encoding MKKILIYLLMIAMIITATGCSQGAAVDEPEVMKTAIENGTYAGVGEGKGGDLSIEVTIEDDVITAINVLEQNETEGLDQAIDTLTEEILRTNSLEVDMVAGASVTSNAFVQAVTVALGAANATPDMLKKIDLVEVVDVRETLTEACDVVVIGAGGAGLTAAIEAKAAGANVIVLEKMPAAGGNTLISGAEYAASNNWLQKEMGIEDSVEQHIEDTLKGGDHVNDPALVRVVAENALAGAEWLRDFVGVVWEDELMQFGGHSAKRSLVPEGASGRAIITKQLAKAEEMGISVLLNTKATALVTDENGKVVGVEAEGKENDYIFETNKAVIIASGGFGSNVEMRVKYNPDIDGSILSTNSPGSTGDGIVMAEAVGADLTGMEYIQTYPICDPLSGTLLYVDDARLYGHTVIVNKEGKRFVEELGRRDVMSMGIKAQTGSVCYELMDQNGFEKSYLQENHAAEIDYLYNNDLFVKADTLEEAAAFFDIDAAELQTTVDNYNQYVAAGEDLEFHKRSLPSTIEKAPYYILKAVPAVHHTMGGIMINESAQVVSEEGTVIEGLFAAGEVTGGIHGKNRLGSNAIADITVFGRIAGQNAAK
- a CDS encoding dicarboxylate/amino acid:cation symporter, coding for MKNSGNVTKKILWYMVLGVIVGVFLNRISDNVIVQKYLLGFIFKLGSKGFVALIKMVVVPLVFFSLIVGTSEMGDIAKLGRIGTKTLFFYLGTTAVALIIAVTFATFIQPGVGFDLSGYTDAVASFQAKEAPPIADVFLNIIPKNPVESLASGNMLQIIFFAMLLGGCMTVLGDKAAKTRQFFNEMNDIMIQMVWAVMKVAPWGVFFLSADTFTKLGFAAFVPLGKYMLTVLGALAIHAVVTYGSLLVGVGKLNPVQFIKNFLPALSVSFSTASSNATLPITLDTVTKRCGVDKEVSAFTIPLGATVNMDGSAITQGVATIFIAQAYGIPLGFSALMMVVVTATLSSVGTAGVPSASMIMLAMVLGQVGLPVEAIGIIIGVDRLLSMTRTMLNVSGDAICTMLIAKSEGQFDESVFNQENLIEEKAA
- a CDS encoding inorganic phosphate transporter, with the protein product MSLRILVIVILAYTFTFLNGVKDGGNVIATIITSRSLKPYKALFLAVMIEFFAPLFMGTAVAKTIGKGIVAEQFMMSQGDQVALLFLSCALVGAILWNGITWYFAIPSSSSHALVGGLIGSGIIFFGFNAINWSTVMFKVVLMIALTPILGFMFGWIVMVALKKIGLNFNPKFNEILKKSQLGSMFFLAVSHSTNDAQKSMGIITLLLVIVGEQSNFDVPLQVKIGSSFFLAFGMLCGGWKIVRTVGKKIYKLQPIHSLASQISSASVIFLSGLIGSPVSTSQIVSSSIVGIGSSERMSAVKWDVAKKIVVSWFITIPFAAAISAGTGFIVWMVMGGQV
- a CDS encoding DUF47 domain-containing protein, which codes for MRKIVKMISKEKCDFYQLLIKQTELTCSAVEILHTYCSNDDSHLIDQIVKLEHEGDFVRKELIDGINATFITPISREDLYSLSGSIDDILDYTRSTAERIYDFDIAENASILTFVEELQTLTQALRESVISLGISHDAVTESAIAVKKVENRIERRYRRAVKRLFELDDIKEIIKLREIYRHISNAADKGDEAADLLCHIVIKAV
- a CDS encoding gamma-glutamyl-gamma-aminobutyrate hydrolase family protein, yielding MKPLIGITSNYFNSLMPKLERGGEDELAEMEKLNQTYVGKGMYALNDLPVNLSFQTDAAAIEAAGAIPVVLPLLRNRETMIEALGRLDGLLFAGGIDVGTQWYGEEMRENSGLFGKLEGLKNEDAAGFATEIIERDEMEIELIRYAVEYTQLPILGICRGAQIMNVALGGNLYQDNHAKTDFNHSQFKKWDGYAHPVQIVENTIMHQIFGRETMEVNSLHHQSIKELGRDLLISARSPDGLIESIEYKDDSRFMLGIQWHPEMLRIKVAEQEKIFHAFIDACIK
- the uvsE gene encoding UV DNA damage repair endonuclease UvsE, whose product is MINYVGYACINEHLKPKTFKSCRLKTIKEKGLVYLKNIILHNLDFTYEILNWNLNHGIYLYRLTSDLMPLVTHQEVLEMGEWRWYEDEEIAIKLETIKTLVQENKVRLSMHPDQFTVLNSNRSKVVEASLEYLEYHARLMHAVGGQDIIIHVGGVYGEKAAAMKRFVDQYNLLSPNIRKLLRLENDDKSYSILDVLEISEETGVPVVFDYHHHRCLTDGVVTTDLIKRIERTWKNSVPKMHISSGKSSVKDRSHSEYISSEDCQAVVAFYQDCQVDVMIEAKMKDRAALRFLAEVEQVREAKTNKE